In the Apteryx mantelli isolate bAptMan1 chromosome 13, bAptMan1.hap1, whole genome shotgun sequence genome, one interval contains:
- the LOC106497405 gene encoding transmembrane protein 47-like translates to MSMDEVYVFHPFKLIALCCIFIGLVLDVVALLSPAWVTSDYYSLSLWEVCKQSTDMWHCLSTLKTDWQVATLVLILTAATIALLSFLISLISFCLEIYWQYYRVVAVLLFAAVVLQICALILYPIKFIDSSMLRSYHEFNWGYGLGWGSAIFMLGAAILYCLRTDIYEGAFY, encoded by the exons ATGTCCATGGATGAGGTGTACGTCTTCCATCCCTTCAAACTCATCGCCCTCTGCTGCATCTTCATTGGCTTGGTGCTGGATGTGGTGGCCCTCCTGAGCCCTGCCTGGGTCACCTCGGACTACTACTCGCTGTCCTTATGGGAAGTGTGCAAGCAGTCCACAGACATGTGGCACTGCCTGTCCACCCTCAAGACAG ACTGGCAAGTGGCTACACTGGTGTTAATTCTGACAGCAGCTACGATCGCTCTCCTgtccttcctcatctctctgaTCTCATTCTGCTTGGAGATCTACTGGCAGTACTACAGAGTGGTTGCTGTTCTCCTTTTTGCTGCAG TGGTGCTGCAGATCTGTGCCTTGATTCTCTATCCTATCAAGTTCATTGACAGTAGCATGCTGAGGAGTTACCACGAATTCAACTGGGGCTATGGCCTGGGCTGGGGATCTGCCATCTTCATGCTGGGTGCAGCCATCCTCTACTGCCTACGCACAGACATTTATGAGGGTGCCTTCTACTAG